The following are encoded in a window of Roseimaritima ulvae genomic DNA:
- the ppc gene encoding phosphoenolpyruvate carboxylase, with protein MNKKTDELRQEIGFLGAELGDTIREFAGEEAYEIVEQLRRAAWDRRVGVERADARIKQLIAGFDDEQMRVVIRAFTIILDLFNLVEDRRRVQVLGERARQAYPGPRAESIRAAISQCKDSGKSAAEVQKIIDALHIDLVFTAHPTEAKRRSVRSKLRAIRQLLEDYNSDPLPEVRDRTKQQIRTEIAKLWQTDFIRPWRPSVMQEVARGLSIKPVLWNEVPSITKELQAALQEYFGDQVTLGHGCITFGSWIGGDRDGHPGVTADVTEETFAWLRREALRFHLQACDRLFESLSISTRQTELDESLGQAIDQAIERWPHLENRLASLPPCEWFRRWLSIMRWKLEQAQLGDKAEDAQAAYHTAEQLAEDLEILSSAVRSQRGGRYIATELNSWETQIKTFGLHLARLDVRQNASVYSQVVNELLLKNDWHADPDSLCEADRVKILSETLGQTSSIDASQLSPMTRETLDLFAVLHQVATKHSQAAIGAHVISMTSAASDVLTVLWLWQLTRDPDQPAVSCIPIAPLLETVDDLKAGPAILAGMMAIPAYRQLLRQQDDQQMVMLGYSDSTKDGGYLSACWALHQAQQALVDEAAKHGISLTFFHGRGGSLGRGGGPAARSILSLPRGTFHGSLRLTEQGEVLADRYDDPAIAHRHLEQLTWSSLLATGAQRNADSPAWYVRMNEMAETSLRRYRELLEQPDFVAFFRSVTPISEIEQLPIGSRPSRRKPDGGLSDLRAIPWVFSWTQSRCLIPAWYGIGAALGDAVDDPQQLAELQSMYANWPFFRALVDNAELGLAKSDLEIASEYAGLATEQESFQQLSSMIAAEFRESCRVVLALTGQAELLDGIHWLKESIRVRNRFIDPLNLIQVELLKRGQAFAPEDTPIELRHLTRLSIKGIASGMRTSG; from the coding sequence ATGAACAAGAAAACTGACGAGCTACGCCAGGAAATCGGCTTTTTGGGCGCGGAGCTGGGCGACACGATTCGTGAATTCGCCGGCGAGGAAGCCTACGAAATCGTCGAACAACTGCGTCGCGCGGCCTGGGACCGGCGGGTTGGCGTCGAACGCGCCGACGCTCGCATCAAACAACTGATCGCCGGCTTTGACGACGAACAAATGCGAGTCGTGATTCGGGCCTTCACCATCATCTTGGATCTGTTCAACCTAGTGGAAGACCGCCGACGCGTGCAGGTACTGGGCGAACGAGCCCGCCAAGCCTACCCCGGCCCCCGCGCCGAATCGATCCGCGCCGCCATCTCGCAGTGCAAAGACAGTGGTAAATCGGCCGCGGAAGTTCAGAAGATCATCGATGCGTTGCACATCGACCTGGTCTTCACGGCCCACCCCACCGAAGCCAAACGCCGATCGGTACGCAGCAAACTGCGAGCGATCCGGCAGCTGCTGGAGGACTACAACTCGGATCCACTGCCCGAAGTTCGCGATCGGACCAAGCAACAGATTCGTACCGAAATCGCCAAACTGTGGCAAACCGACTTCATTCGTCCTTGGCGACCATCGGTGATGCAAGAGGTTGCCCGCGGCCTGTCGATCAAACCGGTGCTGTGGAACGAAGTCCCTAGCATCACCAAGGAACTGCAAGCCGCCTTGCAGGAGTACTTTGGCGATCAGGTAACGCTCGGGCACGGCTGCATCACCTTTGGCTCGTGGATCGGCGGCGACCGCGATGGACACCCCGGCGTGACCGCGGATGTCACCGAGGAAACCTTTGCCTGGCTGCGTCGCGAAGCGCTGCGGTTCCACCTGCAAGCTTGCGACCGCTTGTTCGAGTCGCTGAGCATTTCCACGCGGCAAACTGAACTGGATGAAAGCCTGGGCCAAGCGATCGATCAAGCCATCGAACGCTGGCCGCATCTGGAAAACCGCTTGGCTTCGCTGCCGCCCTGCGAATGGTTTCGCCGCTGGCTGTCGATCATGCGGTGGAAACTGGAGCAGGCTCAACTGGGCGACAAGGCGGAGGATGCCCAGGCGGCCTATCACACGGCCGAGCAGCTGGCAGAGGATCTGGAGATATTAAGTTCCGCCGTCCGTTCGCAGCGCGGCGGTCGGTACATAGCTACGGAGCTGAACAGCTGGGAAACTCAAATCAAAACGTTCGGCCTGCACCTGGCCAGATTGGACGTCCGACAAAACGCCAGCGTGTACAGCCAAGTCGTTAACGAATTGCTGCTGAAAAACGATTGGCATGCCGATCCGGATTCCCTCTGCGAAGCCGACCGCGTGAAGATTCTTTCAGAAACGCTCGGGCAAACGTCCTCGATCGATGCTTCGCAACTGTCGCCGATGACCCGCGAAACGCTGGACTTGTTCGCGGTGTTGCATCAGGTTGCAACCAAACATTCGCAGGCGGCCATCGGCGCGCATGTGATCAGCATGACCAGCGCGGCCAGTGACGTGTTGACCGTGTTGTGGTTGTGGCAACTGACTCGCGATCCCGACCAACCGGCGGTGTCTTGCATTCCGATCGCACCGCTGCTGGAAACCGTGGATGATTTAAAAGCCGGCCCCGCGATCCTGGCGGGCATGATGGCGATTCCCGCCTATCGCCAGCTGCTGCGGCAGCAAGACGACCAGCAAATGGTCATGCTGGGCTACTCCGACAGCACGAAAGATGGCGGTTACCTATCGGCCTGCTGGGCGCTGCATCAGGCGCAACAAGCCCTGGTCGACGAAGCCGCCAAACACGGTATCTCGCTGACCTTCTTTCACGGTCGCGGCGGATCGCTGGGCCGCGGCGGAGGACCGGCTGCGCGCAGCATCCTCTCTCTGCCCCGCGGCACGTTCCACGGTTCCCTCCGCTTGACCGAACAGGGTGAAGTGCTGGCCGACCGCTACGACGATCCGGCGATCGCGCATCGACACCTGGAACAGCTGACTTGGTCGTCGCTGCTGGCCACCGGCGCCCAACGCAATGCCGATTCCCCAGCCTGGTACGTGCGAATGAACGAGATGGCCGAGACGTCGCTGCGAAGGTACCGCGAGCTGTTGGAGCAGCCCGACTTTGTGGCCTTTTTCCGCAGCGTGACACCGATTTCCGAAATCGAACAATTGCCAATCGGCTCGCGACCTTCGAGACGAAAACCCGACGGCGGCCTGTCGGACCTGCGCGCCATCCCCTGGGTGTTTTCCTGGACCCAATCCCGCTGCCTGATCCCGGCCTGGTACGGCATCGGCGCCGCCTTGGGGGACGCGGTCGACGACCCTCAGCAGCTGGCCGAACTGCAGTCGATGTACGCCAACTGGCCGTTCTTCCGCGCTTTGGTCGACAATGCTGAACTGGGACTGGCCAAATCGGACCTGGAAATCGCCAGCGAATACGCCGGTTTGGCGACGGAGCAAGAAAGCTTCCAGCAGCTCAGTTCGATGATCGCCGCGGAGTTTCGCGAGTCCTGCCGGGTCGTGCTGGCCCTGACCGGCCAAGCGGAATTGCTGGACGGGATCCATTGGTTGAAGGAATCGATCCGCGTCCGCAACCGCTTCATCGATCCGCTGAACTTGATTCAGGTCGAGCTGCTCAAACGCGGACAAGCCTTCGCACCGGAAGACACGCCGATCGAATTGAGGCACCTGACGCGACTGTCCATCAAGGGCATTGCTTCCGGGATGCGGACCAGCGGCTGA
- a CDS encoding DUF1501 domain-containing protein, whose amino-acid sequence MSHQSHQRLSLGLSRRSLLQRSGLGLGSLALADLLAGQTRADGVVDASSSLGQREPHFPGKAKRVIHVFANGGPSQVDTFDPKPALQKFHGKTIDPALSKDRRLGGVAHASPFKFRKHGESGVEISDLFPKLARHADKLCVIRSMVTDVPNHEPGLMMMNCGDIVRPRPCVGSWALYGLGTENQSLPGFVVMCPTGLPTAATANWRSAFLPGIYQGTYVDSQHTDPEQLVANINNDFLPHKQQQRQMQLIQQLNRQHLADRDSDPQLETRIESLELAFRMQAEARDAFDVRLEPESIRELYGDTQQGRQLLIARRLAQRGVRYVQVYHGAGQPWDSHANIDVNHKRLCKESDQPLAALLTDLQQQGMLEDTLVIWGGEIGRTPTVQLPVGPRPGRDHHHDGFSIWMAGGGVKGGHVHGVTDEVGLKAVEDRVHVHDLHATILHLLGFDHTALTYRYAGRDFRLTDVHGNVVHDILA is encoded by the coding sequence ATGAGTCACCAAAGTCATCAACGGTTGTCGCTGGGACTGTCTCGCCGCAGCTTGCTGCAACGCAGCGGGTTGGGGTTGGGATCGCTGGCGCTGGCCGATTTATTGGCCGGCCAGACGAGGGCGGACGGTGTGGTGGACGCCTCGTCTTCGCTCGGCCAACGCGAACCGCATTTTCCGGGCAAAGCCAAACGCGTGATCCACGTGTTCGCCAACGGCGGTCCTTCCCAGGTCGATACGTTCGATCCCAAACCCGCGCTGCAAAAGTTTCACGGCAAAACCATCGATCCGGCGCTTAGCAAAGACCGACGGCTCGGTGGTGTGGCTCATGCGTCGCCGTTTAAGTTCCGCAAGCACGGCGAATCCGGTGTGGAGATCAGCGATCTGTTCCCGAAACTGGCTCGGCATGCGGATAAGCTGTGTGTGATTCGGTCGATGGTCACCGATGTGCCCAATCATGAACCCGGTCTGATGATGATGAATTGCGGCGACATCGTGCGACCGCGTCCCTGCGTCGGCTCTTGGGCGTTGTATGGGTTGGGTACGGAAAACCAAAGTTTGCCCGGGTTTGTGGTGATGTGCCCCACCGGTTTGCCAACCGCCGCCACGGCCAATTGGCGCAGCGCCTTCCTGCCGGGCATCTACCAGGGGACGTATGTCGACAGTCAGCACACCGATCCCGAGCAGTTGGTGGCCAATATCAACAACGACTTCTTGCCCCACAAGCAACAGCAGCGGCAAATGCAGTTGATTCAGCAGCTGAATCGGCAGCATCTGGCTGACCGAGATAGTGATCCGCAGTTAGAGACCCGCATCGAATCGTTGGAGTTGGCGTTTCGAATGCAGGCGGAAGCTCGCGATGCCTTCGACGTCCGCTTGGAACCCGAATCGATCCGCGAACTTTACGGCGATACGCAGCAAGGCCGACAGCTGTTGATCGCGCGACGGCTGGCACAGCGGGGCGTTCGCTATGTGCAGGTTTATCACGGCGCCGGCCAGCCCTGGGACTCGCATGCCAACATCGACGTCAATCACAAGCGGCTGTGCAAAGAGAGCGATCAACCGCTGGCGGCGCTGTTAACCGACTTGCAGCAGCAGGGCATGTTGGAAGACACGCTGGTGATTTGGGGCGGGGAAATCGGCCGTACGCCCACCGTGCAGTTACCGGTTGGACCACGTCCCGGACGCGACCATCACCACGATGGGTTTTCGATCTGGATGGCCGGTGGCGGCGTCAAAGGCGGTCACGTGCACGGCGTGACGGATGAAGTCGGATTAAAGGCGGTCGAAGATCGCGTCCACGTGCATGACCTGCACGCCACAATCTTGCATCTGTTGGGCTTTGATCACACCGCACTGACCTACCGCTACGCCGGTCGCGATTTTCGTTTGACCGACGTTCACGGGAACGTCGTACACGACATTTTGGCGTAA
- a CDS encoding leucine-rich repeat domain-containing protein, translating to MRRLILGMLLFGGGLWEAALMAADPDRATDSALGTVRPSVEVVGICNIPFDDDGWWDAQGQKIPSEQIPDFAVAKPGQAMKNLEPMQSERLVVIKAVVPGTSTVNVQIPGQSISIRLPEFVDGVPWKQLQEEAKRAGEKWQPVHAREIVYGIGTRVKVTRKDRFMTAHVTVSQGQWNSIGVRPRRRDEANPMTFQLDSLSHDLRAKLDDQVVRVMAEDKQGELHAPSANAQVRAKGKVVGYQAWFRQPPAEIVNFHLQTRPSQSFVFHDLPLMGGELSAVDKVRAAGGVFAGDLDVLTYEHPADQPADLDWCGVRDGDLTLIPQIKSLQRMYLASEWLTDKGLEPLVAADPLQHLRIVSPHVTGAALANTPPRLKTLEVQGVALQTLQSSDLAALPSRDTLQHLKLWSTVLTDDNVATLAQFKQLKTLVADGSQLTDTGMAELAKLAELERLDLGVVHCTAAGIGALAGLKQLRELNVRGQAVTDAALAELASLESLERIDLRDCPISDAGIEHLNRIPVIQHLDTRGTSVTRRAYDLLKTRHENVRITIPDPPPAEAIDIDVVVRDDEGTPLENARVTLFASPDDGGSAVNGWYPPDPLPPLNHGVTDSSGSYQVRIAPPSENYIVAWVSTPDGGLQVAFKRRGSHAKLSYEIVMPTSELRLKLVDAQGRPASGVDVAPIRIEASRFNQFEVPFSLLESVVWKTSDQEGRVTLPHVDPRKLHRLGFRSLAFGNQMTDYKREFPEEEFVIELLSVMPVESRVNTSVPTDFGRFTGVLFSESYGRGGEGVWARNRFTWVPFELTDDGRLAEAWLSEGRVELVDQTDYADTDRRRIEPNADARHIKSDEPAFLDLQLVERIPLRGVVRLLPSWEPASRFEFQVQRANPTGRRRTVTTDPSGRFTLWMLPGEFRLTANRFYRSSYASIADYQWRNGRFGGRYEALAEAPTTELPPVDLAGMDTIRGRLVDEVGAPLRQSVIGFPVEETQDVRNCVGTRSDGDGDFEAVYPYTHPPRFWRGTGDKTPYRILQQDPLILTPADAALD from the coding sequence TTGCGTCGGCTAATTTTGGGCATGCTGTTGTTTGGGGGCGGGCTGTGGGAGGCAGCTTTAATGGCTGCCGATCCGGACCGCGCGACGGATTCTGCGTTGGGGACGGTGCGGCCCAGCGTCGAAGTGGTCGGCATTTGCAATATTCCATTTGATGACGACGGTTGGTGGGACGCGCAGGGACAGAAGATTCCGTCTGAGCAAATCCCGGACTTTGCGGTTGCCAAACCTGGCCAGGCGATGAAAAACCTCGAGCCCATGCAATCCGAACGGCTCGTGGTAATCAAGGCGGTCGTGCCGGGGACGTCAACCGTCAATGTCCAAATTCCCGGTCAATCTATATCGATACGGTTGCCGGAATTCGTTGACGGAGTCCCCTGGAAACAGCTGCAGGAAGAAGCCAAGCGAGCGGGTGAGAAGTGGCAACCGGTGCACGCGCGCGAGATCGTGTATGGGATCGGCACGCGGGTCAAGGTAACCCGCAAGGATCGTTTTATGACCGCTCACGTCACCGTGTCCCAAGGGCAGTGGAACTCGATCGGCGTGCGCCCCCGACGTCGCGATGAAGCGAATCCGATGACCTTCCAATTGGACTCGCTCTCGCACGATCTGCGAGCGAAACTGGACGATCAAGTCGTACGTGTCATGGCCGAAGACAAGCAGGGCGAACTGCACGCACCCTCGGCAAATGCGCAAGTTCGCGCGAAAGGGAAAGTGGTTGGCTATCAGGCTTGGTTTCGGCAACCACCGGCCGAGATCGTTAACTTCCATCTGCAAACCCGACCCTCTCAGTCATTTGTCTTTCATGATCTCCCACTAATGGGCGGCGAGCTGTCGGCGGTCGATAAAGTTCGCGCGGCGGGAGGCGTGTTTGCTGGTGATCTGGACGTGCTGACCTACGAACATCCCGCCGACCAACCGGCCGACCTGGATTGGTGCGGTGTGCGTGATGGAGACCTGACGCTGATTCCGCAAATCAAATCGTTGCAGCGGATGTATCTTGCCAGCGAGTGGTTGACCGATAAAGGACTCGAGCCACTCGTCGCCGCGGACCCGCTCCAACATCTGCGGATTGTCAGTCCCCATGTGACCGGGGCTGCGCTCGCCAACACACCGCCCAGATTAAAGACTTTGGAAGTGCAGGGGGTGGCGTTGCAGACGCTGCAGTCCAGCGATTTGGCGGCATTGCCCTCGCGCGACACGTTGCAACACTTAAAACTTTGGTCGACCGTGCTGACCGACGACAACGTGGCCACGCTCGCACAGTTCAAGCAACTCAAGACGTTGGTCGCCGACGGTAGTCAACTAACCGATACGGGGATGGCTGAATTGGCGAAATTGGCCGAACTGGAGCGGTTGGATTTGGGAGTCGTGCACTGTACGGCGGCGGGGATCGGAGCACTGGCCGGGCTGAAGCAGCTGCGTGAACTAAACGTGCGTGGTCAAGCCGTCACCGACGCCGCTCTCGCCGAACTTGCCAGCCTTGAATCGCTGGAGCGAATCGATCTGCGCGACTGCCCGATCTCCGATGCGGGAATTGAGCACCTCAACCGCATTCCCGTCATTCAACATCTCGACACACGCGGCACCTCGGTCACGCGGCGCGCCTATGACTTGCTCAAAACGCGACATGAGAACGTTCGCATTACGATCCCCGATCCACCACCGGCCGAAGCGATTGATATTGATGTGGTCGTTCGCGACGACGAAGGTACACCGCTGGAGAACGCCCGCGTGACGTTGTTCGCGTCACCCGACGATGGAGGTTCCGCGGTCAATGGTTGGTACCCTCCCGACCCGCTGCCGCCGTTGAACCACGGCGTGACGGACAGCTCAGGAAGTTATCAAGTTCGCATCGCACCGCCCTCGGAAAACTACATCGTTGCCTGGGTGTCCACGCCCGACGGTGGTTTGCAAGTGGCGTTCAAGCGGAGGGGAAGCCATGCCAAACTGAGTTATGAAATCGTCATGCCGACCAGCGAGCTGCGGTTGAAGTTGGTCGATGCTCAGGGCCGACCCGCGTCGGGTGTAGACGTTGCGCCTATTCGCATTGAAGCGTCTCGGTTTAATCAGTTCGAGGTACCGTTTTCTCTATTGGAGTCGGTTGTTTGGAAAACCAGTGACCAGGAAGGCCGCGTAACCTTGCCACACGTCGATCCGCGGAAACTGCATCGCTTAGGGTTTCGCAGTCTCGCGTTCGGTAACCAAATGACCGATTATAAGCGAGAATTTCCCGAGGAAGAGTTTGTCATCGAGCTGCTTTCCGTGATGCCGGTTGAAAGCCGAGTCAACACGAGCGTGCCCACGGATTTTGGCCGTTTCACCGGAGTGTTGTTTTCTGAATCTTATGGTCGCGGCGGCGAGGGCGTTTGGGCCAGGAATCGATTCACTTGGGTACCCTTTGAATTGACCGACGACGGGCGACTGGCGGAGGCTTGGTTGAGCGAAGGGCGAGTCGAGTTGGTAGATCAGACGGACTACGCGGACACGGATCGGCGCCGTATCGAACCGAACGCAGACGCTCGCCATATCAAGTCCGACGAACCGGCCTTTCTGGATCTGCAGTTGGTCGAGCGGATTCCGCTACGGGGCGTGGTGCGTCTGTTACCCTCCTGGGAGCCGGCGTCCCGGTTCGAGTTTCAGGTCCAGCGAGCGAATCCTACGGGGCGCAGGCGCACGGTGACCACGGACCCCAGCGGCCGATTTACGCTGTGGATGTTGCCAGGTGAATTTCGCCTGACCGCCAACCGGTTTTACCGCAGCAGCTACGCGAGTATCGCGGATTATCAGTGGCGAAATGGCCGCTTTGGAGGTCGGTACGAGGCCCTCGCGGAGGCTCCGACCACTGAGTTGCCTCCGGTGGATCTGGCCGGAATGGATACGATTCGGGGGCGGTTGGTGGACGAGGTTGGGGCGCCGCTGCGACAAAGCGTGATCGGCTTCCCCGTGGAGGAAACCCAGGACGTTCGCAACTGTGTGGGGACCCGAAGCGACGGCGACGGCGATTTTGAGGCGGTTTATCCGTATACGCATCCGCCGCGATTTTGGCGTGGTACGGGAGATAAAACCCCATACCGCATCTTGCAACAGGATCCGCTGATTCTCACGCCCGCCGACGCGGCGCTGGATTGA
- a CDS encoding arylsulfatase has protein sequence MMMLRLIPLAVLVVLLAVNPAKADRPNVIVIMSDDQGGGDYGFMGNEIIRTPQLDAMHARSGFLSNFYVSPVCAPTRACLMTGRYNYRTRCIDTYIGRAMMDTEEVTIAELLRDAGYRTGIYGKWHMGDNYPLRAMDQGFEDSLVHRGGGIGQPSDPIGAEGKYTDPTLVKNGVEVQMEGYCTDLYFDAAMEFIDSSVQDGENFFTYIATNAPHGPFHDVPPELYEEYRDVDFSPILVGNLPEKRRKQEFDKLARIAAMITNIDDNVGRLFKKLEQLGIDENTIVMYLNDNGPNTGRYVGNMRGRKSHVDDGGIRSPLLFHWPAKVAADQTSAELCAHIDVLPTILDACDVDVPAGHQLDGRSFLPLLTEPNPQWPTRQVVFQTHRGDVPQPFHHFALHEDHWKLVHPSGFGKERFDGPPQLQLYDLSQDPRQQEDLSQQYPEVKQRLTKAYEAWFADVSSTRPDNYAPPRIVIGTEHEPDTVLTRQDWRHVQGRPWAADSNGFWLLNNPQVTDYTIEVIFRSADHPAGKAVIKAGEKSWTIPIAANQQRGHMANIELGEGDVKLSVDVDFEGKIQGPHQVVLSRD, from the coding sequence ATGATGATGCTCCGCTTGATTCCGCTTGCCGTTCTGGTCGTCTTGCTCGCTGTTAACCCTGCCAAGGCGGATCGTCCCAACGTGATCGTGATCATGAGCGATGATCAGGGCGGGGGCGATTATGGGTTCATGGGCAATGAGATCATTCGCACGCCGCAACTGGATGCGATGCACGCACGCAGCGGTTTTCTGAGCAACTTCTACGTCAGCCCGGTCTGCGCGCCGACGCGAGCTTGCTTGATGACCGGCCGCTACAACTATCGCACGCGTTGCATCGACACCTACATCGGACGCGCGATGATGGATACGGAAGAAGTCACCATCGCCGAACTGCTCCGCGATGCCGGCTATCGTACGGGGATCTACGGCAAGTGGCACATGGGCGACAACTATCCGCTGCGTGCGATGGATCAAGGTTTTGAAGACAGCCTAGTGCATCGCGGCGGCGGCATCGGTCAACCCTCGGACCCCATCGGTGCGGAAGGCAAATACACCGATCCGACATTGGTTAAAAACGGTGTCGAAGTGCAGATGGAAGGGTATTGCACGGACCTCTATTTCGACGCCGCGATGGAGTTCATCGATAGCAGCGTCCAAGACGGTGAGAACTTTTTTACCTACATCGCTACCAACGCGCCGCACGGTCCTTTCCACGACGTGCCGCCGGAGCTGTACGAAGAATATCGCGACGTGGATTTCTCGCCGATCTTGGTCGGCAACCTTCCCGAGAAGCGTCGTAAGCAAGAGTTCGACAAGCTGGCTCGCATCGCCGCGATGATTACCAACATCGACGACAACGTCGGTCGCTTGTTCAAAAAACTGGAACAGTTGGGAATCGATGAAAACACCATCGTGATGTACCTGAACGACAACGGTCCCAATACGGGGCGGTACGTTGGCAACATGCGGGGCCGGAAATCGCACGTCGACGACGGGGGGATTCGCTCGCCGCTGCTGTTCCACTGGCCGGCCAAGGTGGCCGCGGATCAAACGTCGGCGGAGTTGTGTGCCCATATCGACGTGTTGCCCACGATACTCGATGCCTGCGACGTCGACGTTCCTGCCGGGCACCAGTTGGACGGGCGAAGCTTTCTGCCGTTGTTGACCGAGCCGAATCCGCAGTGGCCCACGCGGCAGGTGGTGTTCCAGACTCATCGCGGTGATGTGCCGCAACCGTTTCATCACTTTGCCCTGCACGAGGACCACTGGAAACTGGTTCATCCGAGCGGCTTTGGCAAAGAGAGATTTGACGGTCCGCCACAGCTGCAGCTGTACGACCTGAGCCAGGATCCACGCCAACAAGAGGACCTCTCCCAGCAGTATCCCGAGGTCAAACAGCGGTTGACCAAAGCCTATGAGGCTTGGTTTGCCGACGTCAGTTCCACGCGGCCGGATAACTACGCTCCGCCACGCATCGTGATCGGTACCGAACACGAACCGGATACCGTGCTAACTCGGCAAGATTGGCGACATGTTCAAGGTCGACCCTGGGCAGCCGACTCCAACGGTTTTTGGTTGCTGAACAATCCGCAAGTCACGGACTACACGATCGAAGTCATATTCCGCTCCGCGGATCATCCAGCTGGCAAGGCCGTGATCAAGGCCGGTGAGAAATCCTGGACGATCCCCATCGCGGCGAACCAACAGCGTGGGCATATGGCCAATATCGAACTCGGCGAAGGCGATGTGAAGTTAAGCGTCGACGTCGACTTCGAGGGCAAAATCCAAGGCCCTCATCAAGTGGTGCTGTCCCGCGACTGA
- a CDS encoding Gfo/Idh/MocA family protein, which produces MAPEKPSASHRRDFIKQSATAAAAVSVTGLSAQRAKAAAGSNERMRIGFIGPGGRGYGAHVKSLCELHAAGRNIDLVGVAEVYSTQRNKVADHIKDKTGTDPGRYVDYNDMIEKENLDAVCIATPDHWHHKQTVDSLKAGLNVYCEKPMTKTVEEAFSVEKHWKESGKVMQVGVQSTSLPVWDEVRALLQQGKLGKVLGYQTEFFRNSDMGQWRYYKLSKDMTPSTIDWQRWLGSNEDLAPEMPFDREVYKQWRRFWPFGSGMFTDLFVHRTTSMLKATGLRLPGRVTGAGGLYLEYDGRDVPDVATVVADFNEGVQGLVTATMCNEASRINQLIRGHFGTFTFGNGENFDGFDFIPERGPVTHVRQEPERIKTEPVKNTTLAHFANWLDACEAGEPMKCNNPPDLGAAAMAVVNLGAQSYRNGKVYFLDGENRKISTEDPGWAKKWEQLSAAGAEPKHIPGWSAGDYGSKLIEPDHMKYAGPWIDGKDPAES; this is translated from the coding sequence ATGGCTCCAGAAAAACCCTCGGCGTCCCATCGACGCGACTTTATCAAACAATCCGCAACCGCCGCGGCCGCCGTTTCGGTCACCGGCCTGTCCGCTCAGCGAGCCAAAGCGGCCGCGGGTTCCAACGAACGCATGCGGATCGGTTTTATCGGTCCCGGCGGACGCGGCTACGGCGCCCATGTGAAGTCTCTGTGCGAACTGCACGCCGCCGGCCGCAACATCGATCTGGTCGGCGTCGCCGAAGTCTACTCGACGCAGCGCAACAAGGTCGCCGATCACATCAAAGACAAAACCGGTACCGATCCCGGTCGCTACGTCGACTACAACGACATGATCGAGAAAGAAAATCTGGACGCGGTCTGCATCGCCACGCCCGACCACTGGCACCACAAACAAACCGTCGATTCGCTCAAAGCCGGCTTGAACGTGTACTGCGAAAAGCCGATGACCAAGACGGTCGAAGAAGCTTTCAGTGTGGAAAAGCACTGGAAGGAAAGCGGCAAAGTCATGCAGGTCGGCGTGCAGTCGACCAGTTTGCCGGTGTGGGACGAAGTGCGAGCACTGTTGCAGCAAGGCAAGCTCGGTAAGGTACTGGGCTACCAGACCGAATTCTTCCGCAACAGCGACATGGGCCAATGGCGGTATTACAAGCTGAGCAAGGACATGACGCCGTCGACGATCGACTGGCAACGCTGGCTGGGCAGCAACGAAGATTTGGCGCCGGAGATGCCCTTTGACCGTGAAGTCTACAAGCAGTGGCGGCGGTTCTGGCCGTTTGGTAGCGGCATGTTCACCGACCTGTTTGTGCATCGCACCACGTCGATGTTAAAAGCCACCGGGTTACGTCTGCCCGGACGCGTCACCGGAGCCGGCGGGCTGTACCTGGAATACGACGGACGTGATGTCCCCGACGTAGCCACCGTGGTCGCCGACTTCAACGAAGGCGTGCAAGGTTTGGTGACCGCCACGATGTGTAACGAAGCTTCGCGGATCAACCAATTGATCCGAGGCCACTTCGGAACCTTCACCTTTGGCAACGGCGAAAACTTCGACGGCTTCGACTTCATCCCTGAACGCGGGCCGGTCACACACGTTCGCCAAGAACCCGAGCGGATCAAGACCGAACCGGTCAAGAACACCACGCTGGCGCACTTCGCCAACTGGCTGGATGCCTGCGAAGCCGGTGAACCGATGAAGTGCAACAACCCACCGGACCTGGGCGCCGCCGCCATGGCCGTGGTTAACCTGGGCGCGCAAAGCTACCGCAACGGCAAGGTCTACTTCCTCGACGGCGAGAACCGCAAGATCTCCACCGAAGACCCCGGCTGGGCCAAGAAGTGGGAACAACTCTCCGCCGCTGGCGCCGAGCCCAAGCATATTCCCGGTTGGTCGGCCGGCGACTACGGCAGCAAGCTGATCGAGCCGGATCATATGAAGTACGCCGGTCCCTGGATCGACGGCAAAGATCCCGCGGAAAGTTAG